A section of the Enterobacter sp. C2 genome encodes:
- a CDS encoding PhnD/SsuA/transferrin family substrate-binding protein: MSNKIAFPMYDLHRPDSEALLRALQTLLAARGIATDPAWPQADLLTHWQDDDLLLSQACGYPLVTQLSEVQTVGCFHYSAPGCEGIRYRSLLVVRQNDRHKTLADFRGSRAVCNAPDSQSGYNVFMQMVAPLAQQGIFFNEIIFSGSHRQSLVEIGEGRADIAAIDCVTFALLQRHAPMLVADLAVIGASRAAPGLPLITSRRTSPSRIALLRDALTQLVSDPAYTTPCTALFISGFSEVSRQDYASLLTADYPPL, translated from the coding sequence ATGAGCAATAAAATTGCATTTCCGATGTATGACCTGCATCGCCCGGATAGCGAGGCGCTGCTTCGTGCCTTGCAGACACTGCTTGCCGCGCGAGGGATCGCAACGGATCCCGCCTGGCCGCAGGCGGATCTGCTGACCCACTGGCAGGATGACGATCTGCTGCTCAGTCAGGCCTGTGGTTATCCGCTGGTCACGCAGCTATCGGAGGTGCAGACGGTAGGCTGCTTTCACTACTCTGCTCCGGGCTGCGAAGGCATCCGCTACCGCAGCTTACTGGTGGTGCGCCAGAACGACAGGCACAAAACGCTGGCGGATTTTCGCGGCAGCCGCGCGGTCTGCAACGCACCTGACTCCCAGTCAGGCTACAACGTGTTTATGCAGATGGTCGCCCCGCTGGCGCAGCAGGGGATCTTCTTTAATGAGATTATCTTTAGCGGCAGCCACCGCCAGTCGCTGGTTGAGATCGGCGAGGGCAGGGCGGACATTGCGGCCATCGACTGCGTCACCTTCGCGCTGCTCCAGCGCCATGCACCCATGCTCGTCGCCGATCTGGCGGTCATCGGCGCAAGCCGCGCCGCGCCGGGCCTGCCGTTGATTACGAGTAGAAGAACATCGCCGTCACGCATAGCCCTTCTGCGTGATGCATTGACTCAGCTAGTGAGCGATCCGGCGTACACCACCCCGTGTACAGCGCTGTTCATCAGCGGCTTTAGCGAAGTTTCACGTCAGGATTACGCTTCACTTCTCACCGCTGATTATCCACCCCTGTAA
- a CDS encoding fatty acid desaturase codes for MAKSTAGWLHEQQRDWIRQRGRSWLWRSELPTWILIVAIYGGWFATLAFWQTLGLLSATLLLIWFTTWYMSLQHELIHGHPTRYPRVNQLLGLMPLAVWYPYGLYRDAHLAHHRTQLLTQPEDDPESYYIPEWRWRRYAPWQRKLITLRNTFPGRLLLAPALDIVQLLGGMLTSFRLLDRWAMTMWIVHGVLLVITFTWLVHCKFSILYFVLAVSYPALALTKVRSFLEHRADNDPLARSVINEASLPWRVLFLNLNYHSVHHDLPGVPWYGLRNVYLRDRAGYQQRNGGFLVRGYGEWMRQFLCRSVNVNVHPGFTRTNGNEQ; via the coding sequence ATGGCGAAAAGCACCGCTGGCTGGCTGCACGAGCAGCAGCGCGACTGGATCAGACAGCGCGGCCGCTCCTGGCTTTGGCGCAGCGAGCTGCCGACCTGGATATTGATCGTCGCGATCTACGGCGGCTGGTTTGCGACGCTGGCCTTCTGGCAGACGCTGGGGCTGCTGTCCGCCACGCTGCTACTAATCTGGTTCACCACCTGGTACATGTCGCTTCAGCATGAGCTGATCCACGGCCACCCAACGCGCTATCCACGGGTAAACCAGCTGCTGGGACTGATGCCGCTGGCGGTCTGGTATCCCTATGGCCTCTATCGGGACGCGCATCTGGCGCATCATCGCACCCAGCTGCTCACGCAGCCGGAGGACGATCCCGAATCCTACTATATTCCCGAGTGGCGCTGGCGGCGCTATGCGCCCTGGCAGCGCAAGCTTATAACCCTGCGCAACACCTTTCCCGGTCGCCTGCTGCTGGCCCCGGCGCTGGATATCGTCCAGCTGCTGGGCGGGATGCTGACCTCGTTTCGCCTGCTGGATCGGTGGGCGATGACGATGTGGATCGTGCATGGTGTTCTGCTGGTGATCACCTTTACCTGGCTGGTGCACTGTAAGTTTTCGATCCTCTATTTCGTGCTGGCGGTCAGCTATCCGGCGCTGGCGCTAACGAAGGTACGATCGTTTCTGGAGCATCGGGCGGATAACGATCCGCTTGCGCGCTCGGTGATCAACGAAGCCTCGCTGCCGTGGCGGGTGCTGTTCCTGAATCTGAACTACCATTCTGTGCATCACGATCTGCCGGGTGTGCCCTGGTACGGGCTACGCAACGTCTATCTGCGCGATCGGGCGGGCTATCAGCAGCGCAACGGCGGCTTTCTGGTGCGCGGCTACGGCGAATGGATGCGGCAATTTTTATGCCGCTCGGTGAACGTCAATGTCCATCCCGGCTTTACCAGGACGAACGGTAATGAGCAATAA
- a CDS encoding aldo/keto reductase translates to MALRSLGTTGLHIPPLVFGGNVFGWTVDEQQSFSLLDALLERGLTAIDTADVYSAWAPGNKGGESETILGKWFAAHPGAREKITLFTKVGSDLGEPGKKGLSARWIEQAVEDSLKRLQTDYIDLYFSHWPDDSTPYEETLGAYEKLLKAGKIRAVGASNLNAAQLDASLKAADANGLPRYQVLQPEYNLYDRDGFEGELQELVVRENIGVVTYFSLASGFLSGKYRSEKDLGQSQRGEGVGKYLNPRGYAILAALDSVAERHGVKPAQVALAWLISRPGVTAPITSATKIEHVDGFVEAINLQLTPDDILTLDNAGA, encoded by the coding sequence ATGGCTTTACGTTCATTAGGCACGACGGGATTACACATTCCACCGCTGGTTTTTGGCGGTAACGTCTTTGGCTGGACCGTTGATGAGCAGCAGAGCTTCAGCCTGCTGGATGCGCTGCTGGAGCGCGGCCTGACCGCTATCGACACCGCCGACGTCTACTCTGCCTGGGCACCAGGTAACAAAGGTGGCGAATCCGAAACGATCCTTGGCAAGTGGTTCGCTGCCCACCCTGGCGCACGGGAAAAGATCACCCTATTTACCAAAGTGGGCTCTGACCTTGGCGAGCCGGGGAAAAAAGGGCTTTCCGCCCGCTGGATCGAACAGGCGGTAGAGGACTCCCTCAAGCGCCTGCAAACGGACTACATCGATCTCTACTTCTCCCACTGGCCGGACGACAGTACGCCCTATGAGGAGACCCTCGGCGCGTATGAGAAGTTGCTGAAGGCAGGCAAGATCCGCGCCGTTGGTGCATCCAACCTCAATGCGGCGCAGCTGGACGCCTCACTTAAGGCGGCCGACGCCAACGGACTGCCGCGCTACCAGGTGCTACAGCCGGAGTACAACCTCTACGATCGCGACGGTTTTGAAGGCGAACTGCAGGAGTTGGTGGTGCGGGAGAATATTGGCGTGGTGACCTACTTCAGCCTGGCCTCAGGCTTCCTCTCCGGGAAGTACCGCAGCGAGAAGGATTTGGGTCAAAGCCAGCGCGGCGAGGGCGTGGGTAAATACCTTAATCCGCGCGGCTACGCCATTCTGGCGGCGCTGGACAGCGTTGCAGAGAGGCACGGCGTCAAGCCCGCGCAGGTGGCGCTTGCCTGGCTGATTAGCCGTCCCGGCGTTACCGCACCTATCACCAGCGCCACCAAAATTGAGCACGTAGACGGCTTTGTTGAGGCCATCAATCTTCAGCTCACGCCGGACGATATTCTCACCCTGGATAACGCTGGCGCATAA
- a CDS encoding MFS transporter → MNNLLMVLVQALRQHRWLCLFGVAYIFSSVGNGLTQTLILGQLLRWHAPPSTLTLTYMLATLPGFIGSYLGERLCRRVSPLRLLLLSELAGMVALLLPAYGLMAHSTPSLLALQSIEALLAGLSWPAMSLLFKRGLSTSELPAATAMETMIFASQVLLGTGIGVLLFDRVSPATLLCADAISFLVSAVFLLLAMRCLGPIDEQPDKQSATQMALRWHALSCRQKRSLLLLPALAAVGAPAMALLPALVQQIRPDETTGLALPLIFARSLGQLCGPLLLNADRLGEYARSNRYLLGCLLIFLGAYALLPGFSAYRSVALLMIFLAHLASNVVFALGTFSVLNDFTAETVSVASGKAWRWQAVSAALTTGIAAIVAAQWGAAQALYTVSFTSLALVMAILVRYRH, encoded by the coding sequence ATGAATAACCTTTTGATGGTTCTGGTGCAGGCGCTACGCCAGCATCGCTGGCTATGTCTGTTTGGCGTCGCCTATATTTTTTCTTCGGTGGGTAATGGACTGACCCAAACCCTGATCCTCGGCCAGCTCCTGCGCTGGCATGCGCCGCCCTCAACCCTGACGCTGACCTATATGCTGGCTACCCTGCCTGGCTTTATCGGGAGCTACCTTGGGGAGAGGCTATGCCGACGCGTCTCTCCGCTGCGCCTGCTGCTGCTCAGCGAACTGGCTGGCATGGTGGCACTACTGCTCCCGGCATATGGTCTGATGGCGCACAGCACTCCTTCGCTGCTTGCCCTGCAGTCGATAGAGGCGCTGCTGGCGGGGCTGTCATGGCCAGCGATGAGCCTGCTGTTTAAGCGGGGGTTAAGCACTTCAGAGCTGCCTGCCGCAACCGCAATGGAGACGATGATTTTTGCCTCGCAGGTGCTGCTGGGCACCGGTATCGGTGTGCTGCTTTTTGATCGCGTCTCCCCCGCGACGCTACTCTGCGCCGACGCGATAAGCTTTTTAGTTTCTGCCGTTTTTCTACTGCTTGCCATGCGTTGCCTCGGGCCGATTGATGAGCAGCCTGATAAGCAATCTGCTACACAAATGGCGCTGCGCTGGCACGCGCTATCCTGCCGGCAAAAACGGAGCCTGCTCCTGCTTCCGGCGTTGGCTGCGGTCGGCGCACCGGCCATGGCGCTGCTGCCCGCTCTGGTGCAGCAGATCAGACCGGATGAAACCACCGGGCTGGCGCTGCCGCTGATCTTTGCCCGCAGCCTGGGGCAGCTCTGTGGCCCGCTTCTGCTCAACGCTGACCGGCTCGGCGAGTACGCCCGCAGCAACCGCTACCTGCTGGGCTGCCTGCTGATCTTCTTGGGTGCTTACGCTCTGTTACCTGGCTTTTCAGCGTACAGAAGCGTCGCGCTATTGATGATATTTCTGGCGCACCTGGCATCTAACGTGGTCTTTGCGCTGGGCACTTTTAGTGTCCTGAACGACTTCACTGCGGAAACGGTGTCGGTCGCGAGTGGTAAAGCGTGGCGGTGGCAGGCGGTGAGCGCTGCGTTGACAACCGGTATCGCGGCCATCGTGGCGGCGCAGTGGGGAGCGGCTCAGGCGTTATATACGGTGTCGTTTACATCGCTGGCGCTGGTGATGGCGATTTTGGTTCGCTATCGTCACTAA